The genomic segment CGGCGGCAATCGCAAAAGTGAAAATGTCGAGTATTAAGTGGCAAATATTCCGCAAAATGATGCCAATCTTGAAAATGGCGATGAATATTCCTGTCGCGAAACCTTTACGGTGTTTCCTGAAAAATGAAGTCATACTCTCGAGCATCATAAGCCTTCTTATCGGCGATTGAGATGATGAACGTCCGCCAAGGTGCGTTATGACTGCGTTTGGCAGAAAAACTATCCGGCTGCCGGTTTGTTTGATTGCGTAACACAAATCGACTTCTTCGAGGTACATAAAGTAGTTTGCATCCATACCGCCTGTTTTTTTAATCAGTAAACGCCTAATCATCATCGCAGCGCCCATAATCTGGTCAACATCTATCTGGCGGTCATAGTTGAAATCTCTCATCATCCATTTTCGATGGTGGCTGCGGAAAAGGCCGAGCATTCTGCAGATTGTCTGGCCGTATAAAACGCCTCTGAAAGTGGGAAATCTTCTGACAGACCTTTGAATGGTTCCATCTTCGTTGAGTAATTTCGGGCCGCAGGCTCCTACATCTGGATTTTCGTCCAGAAATTTTACTAAAATCTCCATGGCGTTCGGATGCACGATTGTGTCGGGATTCAGCAGGAAGACATATTCGCCTTTGGCTATCTCTATTCCCAGATTGTTGGCTTTTGCAAAACCTTGATTTTCCCTGTTCTCAATGACTGCAACATCCGGAAATTGCTGTCTGACGGCCGAGACGGTTTGGTCGGTGCTGTTATTATCGACAACAATTTGCTCAAAAGTGAAAGAAGGTCTGTTTTTTTGCAGAGATGAAAGGCAATTCAATAAATCGTTCTTAACATTCCAGCTTACTATAATTATTGAAACTTTCACCATCGATTAGTCTTGTATAAAACATATTATTTGTAACTTCCAACGCGAATATTACATTTGCGACAGCATTTTACCGCCTATTATATTACTTTCAAGAATTGTTTTGCAAAGTATTGACAAACAGGGCAATATTATACTAAACTTAAGCCGAAACCGGTTGATTCCATATATTTAGAATGTTGCAAAGGACTGTATAGATGCCTCAATGCCGAATATGCAAAAGCAGTTATGAACCATTCATCTCTTTTGGTAAAATGCCCATCGCCAACGGCTTTCTTCGGCAGCAGGATTTCAGCAAAGAATACTTCTTTGAGCTGGCGACCGGCTTTTGCCCAGCCTGCAATATGGTGCAAATCATCGACCAGCCGAACAGGGAAATGATGTTTCATGAACATTACGCCTTCTTTTCCTCCACTTCGGCATTTATGAAACAACATTTTAAGGAATTCGCCGAACTGGTAACGAAGGATATCGCGGGAAAGCCAAACCCATTCGTCATCGAAATCGGCAGCAATGACGGAATAATGCTTGGGAATTTCGCCAAAGCGAAAATTCATCATCTTGGTATCGAACCCTCGGCTAACGTCGCAAAAGTCGCT from the Planctomycetaceae bacterium genome contains:
- a CDS encoding glycosyltransferase family 2 protein, yielding MVKVSIIIVSWNVKNDLLNCLSSLQKNRPSFTFEQIVVDNNSTDQTVSAVRQQFPDVAVIENRENQGFAKANNLGIEIAKGEYVFLLNPDTIVHPNAMEILVKFLDENPDVGACGPKLLNEDGTIQRSVRRFPTFRGVLYGQTICRMLGLFRSHHRKWMMRDFNYDRQIDVDQIMGAAMMIRRLLIKKTGGMDANYFMYLEEVDLCYAIKQTGSRIVFLPNAVITHLGGRSSSQSPIRRLMMLESMTSFFRKHRKGFATGIFIAIFKIGIILRNICHLILDIFTFAIAAVIFDKTRINKAKGNMKLHALLLTKYLWRIITM